One region of Xyrauchen texanus isolate HMW12.3.18 chromosome 11, RBS_HiC_50CHRs, whole genome shotgun sequence genomic DNA includes:
- the LOC127651243 gene encoding fibroblast growth factor 8b-like: MFDSMFLHSAKLVETDTFGSRVRIRGAKTGYYICMNKKGKLIGRRKGHGRDCIFTEIVLENNYTALQNTKYKGWYIAFTRKGRLTKATQTQQHQREAHFMKRLPRGHLFTEQKPFDLIPYPLNKRTKHHQRMSVN; this comes from the exons CTAAACTTGTGGAAACTGACACATTTGGAAGCCGGGTTCGAATCAGAGGAGCAAAAACAGGATACTACATTTGCATGAACAAGAAAGGCAAGCTTATTGGGCGG AGGAAGGGCCATGGCAGGGACTGCATATTTACAGAAATTGTTCTGGAAAATAACTACACGGCTTTGCAGAACACTAAGTACAAAGGCTGGTACATTGCCTTTACACGCAAGGGCCGACTCACAAAAGCCACGCAGACCCAGCAGCACCAGCGAGAGGCCCACTTCATGAAACGTCTTCCTCGaggacacctgttcacagaacaGAAGCCTTTCGATTTAATCCCGTATCCCCTTAACAAGAGGACTAAGCACCATCAGCGCATGAGCGTGAATTGA